The Leguminivora glycinivorella isolate SPB_JAAS2020 chromosome 1, LegGlyc_1.1, whole genome shotgun sequence genome includes a region encoding these proteins:
- the LOC125233714 gene encoding acyl-CoA Delta-9 desaturase isoform X2 codes for MAPNVTDVNGVLFESDAATPDLALASAPVQQADNSPRIYVWRNILLFAYLHVAALYGGYLFLVSAKWQTDIFAYLLYVASGLGITAGAHRLWAHKSYKAKWPLRLILVIFNTIAFQDSAIDWARDHRMHHKYSETDADPHNATRGFFFSHIGWLLVRKHPELKRKGKGLDLSDLYADPILRFQKKYYLLLMPLACFVLPTIIPVYMWNETWTNAFFVAALFRYAFILNVTWLVNSAAHKWGDKPYDKSIKPSENISVSLLAFGEGFHNYHHTFPWDYKTAELSSNRLNFTTRFINFFAKIGWAYDMKTVSHEIIQKRVNRTGDGSHHLWGWGDKDHPTEEFNAAVRINPKDD; via the exons ATGGCTCCGAACGTGACGGACGTGAACGGTGTGCTGTTCGAGAGTGACGCAGCAACCCCTGACCTTGCCCTGGCGAGCGCCCCGGTGCAGCAGGCGGACAACAGCCCGAGGATCTACGTGTGGAGAAATATCCTCCTCTTCGCGTACCTTCACGTCGCGGCCTTGTACGGCGGCTACCTGTTTTTGGTGTCAGCGAAATGGCAAACAGATATTTTTG CCTACCTCCTGTATGTGGCATCTGGGCTGGGCATCACAGCAGGCGCACACAGGCTGTGGGCTCACAAGTCCTACAAGGCAAAGTGGCCGCTGCGACTCATCCTTGTCATTTTCAACACCATTGCATTCCAG GACTCCGCGATAGACTGGGCGCGCGACCACCGCATGCACCACAAGTACTCCGAGACCGATGCTGACCCCCACAACGCTACCCGAGGTTTCTTCTTCTCCCACATCGGATGGCTGCTTGTCCGCAAGCATCCGGAGCTCAAGCGCAAGGGCAAGGGGCTGGACCTTAGCGACCTGTACGCTGACCCCATTCTGAGATTCCAGAAGAA ATACTACCTACTCCTGATGCCACTGGCGTGCTTCGTGCTGCCGACCATCATTCCGGTGTACATGTGGAACGAGACCTGGACCAACGCGTTCTTCGTGGCCGCGCTCTTCCGCTACGCCTTCATCCTCAACGTCACCTGGCTCGTCAACTCCGCCGCGCACAAGTGGGGCGACAAGCCCTACGACAAATCCATCAAGCCCTCCGAGAACATCTCCGTCTCGCTCTTAGCGTTCGGCGAGGGCTTCCACAACTACCACCACACCTTCCCCTGGGACTACAAGACGGCCGAGCTCAGCAGCAACCGACTCAATTTCACCACCAGATTCATCAACTTCTTCGCCAAAATCGGCTGGGCGTACGACATGAAGACCGTCTCCCATGAGATCATTCAGAAGAGAGTGAACCGCACCGGTGACGGATCCCACCACCTGTGGGGCTGGGGCGACAAGGACCACCCCACGGAGGAGTTCAACGCCGCCGTCAGAATTAACCCTAAAgatgattaa
- the LOC125233714 gene encoding acyl-CoA Delta-9 desaturase isoform X1 has product MDFVSEVENCPERTQKVEKMAPNVTDVNGVLFESDAATPDLALASAPVQQADNSPRIYVWRNILLFAYLHVAALYGGYLFLVSAKWQTDIFAYLLYVASGLGITAGAHRLWAHKSYKAKWPLRLILVIFNTIAFQDSAIDWARDHRMHHKYSETDADPHNATRGFFFSHIGWLLVRKHPELKRKGKGLDLSDLYADPILRFQKKYYLLLMPLACFVLPTIIPVYMWNETWTNAFFVAALFRYAFILNVTWLVNSAAHKWGDKPYDKSIKPSENISVSLLAFGEGFHNYHHTFPWDYKTAELSSNRLNFTTRFINFFAKIGWAYDMKTVSHEIIQKRVNRTGDGSHHLWGWGDKDHPTEEFNAAVRINPKDD; this is encoded by the exons ATGGATTTTGTAAGTGAAGTCGAAAACTGTCCCGAGAG GACCCAAAAAGTTGAGAAAATGGCTCCGAACGTGACGGACGTGAACGGTGTGCTGTTCGAGAGTGACGCAGCAACCCCTGACCTTGCCCTGGCGAGCGCCCCGGTGCAGCAGGCGGACAACAGCCCGAGGATCTACGTGTGGAGAAATATCCTCCTCTTCGCGTACCTTCACGTCGCGGCCTTGTACGGCGGCTACCTGTTTTTGGTGTCAGCGAAATGGCAAACAGATATTTTTG CCTACCTCCTGTATGTGGCATCTGGGCTGGGCATCACAGCAGGCGCACACAGGCTGTGGGCTCACAAGTCCTACAAGGCAAAGTGGCCGCTGCGACTCATCCTTGTCATTTTCAACACCATTGCATTCCAG GACTCCGCGATAGACTGGGCGCGCGACCACCGCATGCACCACAAGTACTCCGAGACCGATGCTGACCCCCACAACGCTACCCGAGGTTTCTTCTTCTCCCACATCGGATGGCTGCTTGTCCGCAAGCATCCGGAGCTCAAGCGCAAGGGCAAGGGGCTGGACCTTAGCGACCTGTACGCTGACCCCATTCTGAGATTCCAGAAGAA ATACTACCTACTCCTGATGCCACTGGCGTGCTTCGTGCTGCCGACCATCATTCCGGTGTACATGTGGAACGAGACCTGGACCAACGCGTTCTTCGTGGCCGCGCTCTTCCGCTACGCCTTCATCCTCAACGTCACCTGGCTCGTCAACTCCGCCGCGCACAAGTGGGGCGACAAGCCCTACGACAAATCCATCAAGCCCTCCGAGAACATCTCCGTCTCGCTCTTAGCGTTCGGCGAGGGCTTCCACAACTACCACCACACCTTCCCCTGGGACTACAAGACGGCCGAGCTCAGCAGCAACCGACTCAATTTCACCACCAGATTCATCAACTTCTTCGCCAAAATCGGCTGGGCGTACGACATGAAGACCGTCTCCCATGAGATCATTCAGAAGAGAGTGAACCGCACCGGTGACGGATCCCACCACCTGTGGGGCTGGGGCGACAAGGACCACCCCACGGAGGAGTTCAACGCCGCCGTCAGAATTAACCCTAAAgatgattaa